From Rhodococcus antarcticus, the proteins below share one genomic window:
- the hrcA gene encoding heat-inducible transcriptional repressor HrcA: protein MSSTEERRFAVLRAIVADYVATQEPVGSRVLVERHNLGVSSATVRNDMAALEEEGYIAQPHTSAGRIPTDKGYRQFVDRIAQVKPLSGPERRAIQSFLETGVDLDDVLRRGVRLLAQLTRQVAVVQYPTLSVSSVRHLEVVALTPARLLLVLITDSGRVDQRIVELGDVIADDELVQLRGLLGGALEGKRLAAASSAVAELAEDAPAHLRDAVIRASTVLVETLVEHPEERLVLGGASNLTRNAADFSAFPGSLRAVLEALEEQVVVLKLLAAAQDAGTVTVRIGEENEAQEMRGTSMVSIGYGSAGTVLGGMGVLGPTRMDYPGTIASVSAVARYVGEVLAGR from the coding sequence GTGTCGAGCACGGAGGAGCGTCGCTTCGCGGTGCTGCGCGCCATCGTCGCCGACTACGTGGCCACCCAGGAGCCCGTCGGCTCCAGGGTCCTCGTCGAGCGGCACAACCTCGGCGTGTCCAGCGCGACCGTCCGCAACGACATGGCGGCGCTGGAGGAGGAGGGCTACATCGCGCAGCCCCACACCTCCGCCGGGCGCATCCCCACCGACAAGGGCTACCGCCAGTTCGTCGACCGCATCGCCCAGGTCAAGCCGCTCTCCGGTCCGGAGCGCCGGGCCATCCAGTCGTTCCTGGAGACGGGGGTGGACCTCGACGACGTGCTGCGCCGCGGGGTCCGGCTGCTGGCCCAGCTGACCCGGCAGGTCGCCGTGGTGCAGTACCCGACGCTCTCGGTGTCCTCGGTCCGGCACCTCGAGGTGGTCGCGCTCACCCCGGCCCGGCTGCTGCTGGTGCTCATCACCGACTCCGGCCGGGTGGACCAGCGCATCGTCGAGCTGGGCGACGTCATCGCCGACGACGAGCTGGTCCAGCTGCGTGGCCTGCTCGGCGGCGCGCTGGAGGGCAAGCGGCTGGCCGCGGCCTCGAGCGCCGTGGCCGAGCTCGCCGAGGACGCGCCGGCGCACCTGCGGGACGCCGTCATCCGAGCCTCGACCGTGCTGGTGGAGACCCTGGTGGAGCACCCCGAGGAGCGGCTGGTGCTCGGCGGGGCCTCGAACCTCACCCGCAACGCCGCCGACTTCAGCGCCTTCCCCGGCTCGCTCCGGGCGGTGCTGGAGGCGCTGGAGGAGCAGGTGGTGGTGCTCAAGCTGCTCGCCGCCGCGCAGGACGCGGGCACCGTGACCGTGCGGATCGGTGAGGAGAACGAGGCCCAGGAGATGCGGGGCACCTCGATGGTGTCCATCGGCTACGGCTCGGCAGGAACAGTTCTGGGGGGCATGGGCGTTCTGGGACCGACGAGGATGGACTACCCCGGCACCATCGCCTCGGTCAGCGCGGTCGCCCGCTACGTCGGCGAGGTGCTGGCCGGGCGCTAG
- the lepA gene encoding translation elongation factor 4: MGASPALPSRPGSSVPSFADQTFTPPERIRNFCIIAHIDHGKSTLADRMLQLTGVVDPRQMRAQYLDRMDIERERGITIKAQNVRLPWVADVDGVSTEIVLHLIDTPGHVDFTYEVSRALEACEGAVLLVDAAQGIEAQTLANLYLAMEKDLTIIPVLNKIDLPAADPDRYAAEIAHIVGCDADSVLRVSGKTGEGVKELLDEVVRLVPAPVGRAEGPARAMIFDSVYDAYRGVITYVRVVDGRITPREKVTMMSTGTTHELLEVGIISPEPQASVGLGVGEVGYLITGVKDVRESRVGDTVTSARKGATEPLVGYRDPKPMVYSGLYPMDGSDYPVLRDALDKLRLNDAALAYEPETSVALGFGFRCGFLGLLHMEITRDRLEREFNLELISTAPNVVYRVEMEAGEETIVTNPSYWPEGKVRAVHEPVVKTTVIAPSEYIGAIMELCQSRRGELLGMDYLSETRVELRYTLPMGEIMFDFFDALKSRTKGYASLDYEEAGEQVSDLVKVDILLQGEAVDAFSSIVHRDNSSAYGNRMTGKLRQLIPRQQFEVPIQAAIGAKIISRENIRAIRKDVLAKCYGGDISRKRKLLEKQKEGKKRMKTIGRVEVPQEAFVAALSSESAGDKPKK, translated from the coding sequence ATGGGGGCCAGTCCAGCCTTGCCCTCACGACCAGGGAGCTCCGTGCCCAGCTTCGCCGACCAGACGTTCACGCCGCCGGAGCGCATCCGCAACTTCTGCATCATCGCCCACATCGACCACGGCAAGTCGACGCTGGCCGACCGGATGCTGCAGCTGACCGGCGTCGTCGACCCGCGGCAGATGCGCGCGCAGTACCTGGACCGGATGGACATCGAGCGCGAGCGTGGCATCACGATCAAGGCCCAGAACGTGCGGCTGCCGTGGGTGGCCGACGTCGACGGGGTCAGCACCGAGATCGTGCTCCACCTCATCGACACCCCCGGCCACGTCGACTTCACCTACGAGGTGTCCCGCGCGCTGGAGGCCTGCGAGGGCGCGGTGCTGCTGGTGGACGCCGCGCAGGGCATCGAGGCGCAGACCCTGGCCAACCTCTACCTGGCCATGGAGAAGGACCTCACGATCATCCCGGTGCTCAACAAGATCGACCTGCCGGCCGCCGACCCGGACCGCTACGCCGCCGAGATCGCGCACATCGTCGGCTGCGACGCGGACTCGGTGCTCCGCGTGAGCGGCAAGACCGGGGAGGGCGTCAAGGAGCTGCTCGACGAGGTGGTGCGCCTGGTGCCGGCCCCGGTGGGCAGGGCCGAGGGTCCGGCGCGGGCGATGATCTTCGACTCCGTCTACGACGCCTACCGCGGCGTCATCACCTACGTGCGGGTGGTCGACGGGCGGATCACCCCGCGCGAGAAGGTGACCATGATGTCCACCGGCACCACGCACGAGCTGCTGGAGGTCGGGATCATCTCGCCCGAGCCGCAGGCGAGCGTGGGCCTGGGCGTCGGCGAGGTGGGCTACCTCATCACCGGGGTGAAGGACGTCCGCGAGTCCCGGGTGGGCGACACGGTGACCTCGGCGCGCAAGGGGGCCACCGAGCCGCTCGTCGGCTACCGCGACCCCAAGCCGATGGTCTACTCCGGGCTGTACCCGATGGACGGCTCCGACTACCCGGTGCTGCGGGACGCGCTGGACAAGCTGCGGCTCAACGACGCCGCGCTGGCCTACGAGCCGGAGACGTCGGTGGCGCTGGGCTTCGGCTTCCGCTGCGGGTTCCTCGGGCTGCTGCACATGGAGATCACCCGCGACCGGCTCGAGCGCGAGTTCAACCTCGAGCTCATCTCCACGGCGCCGAACGTGGTGTACCGCGTGGAGATGGAGGCGGGTGAGGAGACCATCGTCACGAACCCCTCCTACTGGCCGGAGGGCAAGGTGCGCGCGGTGCACGAGCCCGTCGTGAAGACCACGGTGATCGCACCGAGCGAGTACATCGGCGCGATCATGGAGCTGTGCCAGAGCCGGCGCGGCGAGCTGCTCGGCATGGACTACCTCTCCGAGACCCGTGTCGAGCTGCGCTACACGTTGCCGATGGGCGAGATCATGTTCGACTTCTTCGACGCCCTGAAGAGCCGCACCAAGGGCTACGCGAGCCTCGACTACGAGGAGGCCGGCGAGCAGGTTTCCGACCTGGTCAAGGTGGACATCCTGCTGCAGGGCGAGGCCGTGGACGCGTTCAGCTCGATCGTGCACCGCGACAACTCCAGCGCCTACGGCAACCGGATGACGGGCAAGCTCCGGCAGCTCATCCCGCGCCAGCAGTTCGAGGTGCCCATCCAGGCCGCGATCGGGGCCAAGATCATCAGCCGCGAGAACATCCGGGCCATCCGCAAGGACGTGCTGGCCAAGTGCTACGGCGGTGACATCAGCCGCAAGCGCAAGCTGCTGGAGAAGCAGAAGGAGGGCAAGAAGCGGATGAAGACCATCGGCCGCGTCGAGGTCCCCCAGGAGGCCTTCGTGGCCGCGCTGTCCTCCGAGTCCGCGGGCGACAAGCCCAAGAAGTAG
- a CDS encoding NAD(P)H-dependent flavin oxidoreductase, with protein sequence MSATLDALTVPIVGAPMAGGPSTVELAVAVSRAGGLGMLAGANLAPDALAARVTATREALGDEPFGVNVFLPTAEPDPAPDLGPHLAALDRWARQLGVDRGAPTWDDDGWRAKVDLLVADPVPVVAFYFGCPPRDVVDALHAVGSEVWTTVTSRAEAVLATSAGLDVLVVQGREAGGHRGTFTNTGSPDPDGDPGLLALLRLVQGVTDLPLVVAGGLVHGADVAAVLVAGARAAQLGSAFLLTPEAGTSAPHRAAVAADRPTAVTRAFSGRPARGVRNVMLDELTEDAPAAYPHLNRASQPVRAAAAAAGDETAVAMWAGQTHHLARAVPAAEVVATVVAQAREALAGVGGRIG encoded by the coding sequence ATGAGTGCCACGCTCGACGCCCTGACCGTCCCGATCGTCGGCGCTCCCATGGCGGGTGGTCCGAGCACGGTGGAGCTCGCGGTCGCGGTCTCCCGGGCCGGCGGACTCGGGATGCTGGCCGGCGCGAACCTCGCCCCGGACGCCCTCGCGGCCCGGGTCACGGCGACACGGGAGGCGCTGGGGGACGAGCCGTTCGGGGTCAACGTGTTCCTCCCGACGGCGGAGCCCGATCCCGCACCCGACCTGGGCCCGCACCTGGCGGCCCTCGACCGGTGGGCGCGGCAGCTCGGGGTGGATCGCGGGGCCCCGACCTGGGACGACGACGGCTGGCGCGCGAAGGTCGACCTGCTCGTGGCGGACCCCGTCCCCGTGGTCGCGTTCTACTTCGGCTGCCCACCCCGGGACGTGGTGGACGCGCTGCACGCCGTGGGCTCGGAGGTGTGGACGACGGTGACCTCGCGCGCGGAGGCGGTGCTGGCCACCTCGGCGGGGCTGGACGTGCTGGTGGTGCAGGGGCGGGAGGCGGGTGGGCACCGCGGGACGTTCACCAACACCGGTTCGCCCGACCCGGACGGCGACCCCGGGCTCCTCGCCCTGCTCCGGCTGGTGCAGGGCGTGACGGACCTGCCGCTGGTGGTGGCCGGCGGGCTGGTGCACGGGGCGGACGTGGCCGCGGTGCTGGTGGCGGGCGCCCGCGCGGCGCAGCTGGGTTCGGCGTTCCTGCTGACCCCCGAGGCCGGCACGTCCGCCCCGCACCGGGCTGCCGTGGCGGCCGACCGCCCGACGGCCGTGACCCGCGCCTTCTCCGGCCGCCCCGCCCGCGGGGTGCGCAACGTGATGCTCGACGAGCTGACCGAGGACGCGCCCGCCGCCTACCCGCACCTGAACCGCGCGTCCCAACCGGTGCGCGCCGCCGCTGCCGCCGCCGGGGACGAGACGGCCGTGGCGATGTGGGCGGGCCAGACCCACCACCTGGCCCGGGCCGTGCCCGCGGCCGAGGTGGTCGCGACGGTGGTGGCGCAGGCGCGCGAGGCGCTCGCGGGGGTGGGCGGCAGGATCGGCTGA
- a CDS encoding type II toxin-antitoxin system VapB family antitoxin, producing MIFRAVQEGKPYPEHGLSTKDWAKIPPRQVRLDELVTIKKVLELETLLAEDSTFYGDLFPHAVQWGGKIYLEDGLHRAVRAALRNRTVLHARVFELDFLTAPARD from the coding sequence GTGATCTTCCGCGCCGTCCAGGAGGGCAAGCCGTACCCCGAGCACGGCCTGTCCACCAAGGACTGGGCGAAGATCCCGCCGCGGCAGGTGCGCCTGGACGAGCTGGTGACCATCAAGAAGGTGCTCGAGCTCGAGACGCTGCTCGCCGAGGACTCGACCTTCTACGGCGACCTGTTCCCGCACGCCGTGCAGTGGGGCGGGAAGATCTACCTGGAGGACGGGCTGCACCGCGCGGTGCGGGCGGCGCTGCGCAACCGGACGGTCCTGCACGCGCGGGTCTTCGAGCTCGACTTCCTCACCGCGCCGGCCCGGGACTGA
- a CDS encoding zinc-binding dehydrogenase, which translates to MFAVYAAEPNAENPLESLRVGEKDAPVAPEGWVTVDVRAASLNMHDLWTLRGVGIKPEQFPMTLGCDGAGTLEDGTPVVLHSVITSPGYVGEETLDPRRTLLTEKAQGAMAEQVVVPARNVVPLPSDLSFSQGAVMGTAWLTAYRMLFVKSGLRPGQTILVQGASGGVSTALVQIASAAGYRVWVTGRTEAKRALATRLGANAVFESGARLPEKVDGVFETVGKATWSHSMRSLKPGGVIVVSGSTSGPDPSADLQRLFFLQMRVVGSTMGTKEELADLLTFCATTGTRPEIGLELPMEQAEQGFRAMLDGDTAGKIVFTR; encoded by the coding sequence ATGTTTGCCGTCTACGCTGCCGAGCCCAACGCCGAGAACCCCCTGGAGAGCCTGCGGGTGGGTGAGAAGGACGCCCCCGTGGCCCCCGAGGGCTGGGTCACGGTGGACGTGCGGGCCGCGAGCCTCAACATGCACGACCTGTGGACCCTGCGCGGGGTCGGCATCAAGCCGGAGCAGTTCCCGATGACCCTGGGCTGCGACGGGGCGGGCACCCTGGAGGACGGCACCCCGGTGGTGCTGCACTCGGTCATCACCTCCCCCGGCTACGTCGGCGAGGAGACGCTCGACCCGCGGCGCACCCTGCTCACCGAGAAGGCCCAGGGCGCGATGGCCGAGCAGGTCGTGGTTCCCGCCCGCAACGTGGTCCCGCTGCCCTCCGACCTCAGCTTCAGCCAGGGTGCGGTCATGGGCACGGCCTGGCTGACGGCCTACCGCATGCTGTTCGTGAAGTCTGGCCTGCGCCCCGGGCAGACGATCCTGGTGCAGGGTGCCTCGGGCGGGGTCTCCACCGCCCTGGTGCAGATCGCGTCGGCGGCCGGCTACCGGGTGTGGGTCACCGGCCGCACGGAGGCGAAGCGGGCGCTGGCCACCCGGCTCGGCGCGAACGCGGTCTTCGAGTCCGGTGCGCGCCTGCCGGAGAAGGTCGACGGCGTCTTCGAGACCGTCGGCAAGGCCACCTGGAGCCACTCGATGCGCTCGCTGAAGCCGGGCGGGGTCATCGTCGTCTCCGGCTCCACGTCGGGCCCGGACCCGTCGGCGGACCTGCAGCGGCTGTTCTTCCTGCAGATGCGCGTGGTCGGTTCCACCATGGGCACCAAGGAGGAGCTGGCGGACCTGCTCACCTTCTGCGCCACCACCGGGACCCGCCCGGAGATCGGCCTGGAGCTGCCGATGGAGCAGGCGGAGCAGGGCTTCCGGGCGATGCTGGACGGCGACACCGCGGGCAAGATCGTCTTCACCCGTTGA
- a CDS encoding glycoside hydrolase family 15 protein has protein sequence MDEVTHSPPLPATGAVDTSTVPVRRSAFPPISDYAFLSDCETTCLVAPNGAVEWMCLPRPDSPSVFGAILDRSAGHFKLAPYGVSVPAARRYMPGGLMVETTWQTETGWIIVRDALVMGPWHNTDARSRTHKRTPTDWDARHVLLRTVRCVSGTVELALSCEPAFDYHRSGARWEYTGDVYDEAVAVATADEGDHPTLKLTSNLRLGLEGREARARTRLTEGDDVFVALSWSDLPAPQTWAEATDAMWQTQECWRQWISMGRFPDHPWRAYLQQSALALKGLTYAPTGALLAASSTSLPETPGGERNWDYRYAWVRDSTFALWGLYTLGLDREANDFFSFISDVSSSQDGSPHPLQVMYGVGGERKLDEETLDHLSGYDGARPVRIGNGAYDQTQHDIWGAVLDSVYLHTRSREQVPESLWPLLKEQVEQAVAHWREPDRGIWEVRGQPQHFTSSKVMCWVALDRGAKLARVHGEHDYAQTWQAIADKIHADVLEHGVDSRGVLTQAYGVDHLDASLLLAVLLRFLPPEHPVARATVLAIADELTLDGLVLRYQVDTTDDGLSGEEGTFTICSFWLVSALVEIGELERARHLCERLLGFASSLLLYAEEIDPRTGRHWGNFPQAFTHLALINAVVHVIRAEEDAQGNFQPAHAGG, from the coding sequence ATGGACGAGGTCACCCACAGCCCCCCGCTGCCGGCGACCGGGGCGGTCGACACCAGCACCGTCCCGGTGCGTCGCAGCGCCTTTCCCCCCATCTCGGACTACGCGTTCCTCTCCGACTGCGAGACCACCTGCCTCGTCGCGCCGAACGGGGCGGTGGAGTGGATGTGCTTGCCGCGCCCGGACTCCCCCAGCGTGTTCGGCGCGATCCTCGACCGCTCCGCCGGGCACTTCAAGCTCGCGCCGTACGGGGTGAGCGTGCCCGCCGCGCGCCGCTACATGCCCGGCGGTCTCATGGTGGAGACCACCTGGCAGACGGAGACGGGCTGGATCATCGTCCGGGACGCGCTGGTGATGGGCCCCTGGCACAACACCGACGCGCGCTCCCGCACGCACAAGCGCACCCCCACCGACTGGGACGCCCGGCACGTCCTGCTGCGCACGGTGCGCTGCGTCTCCGGCACCGTGGAGCTGGCGCTGAGCTGCGAGCCGGCCTTCGACTACCACCGCAGCGGAGCGCGCTGGGAGTACACCGGGGACGTCTACGACGAGGCCGTCGCGGTCGCCACGGCCGATGAGGGCGACCACCCCACGCTCAAGCTCACCTCGAACCTGCGCCTGGGGCTGGAGGGCCGCGAGGCGAGGGCCCGCACCCGGCTCACCGAGGGCGACGACGTCTTCGTCGCGCTGAGCTGGTCGGACCTGCCGGCCCCGCAGACCTGGGCCGAGGCCACCGACGCGATGTGGCAGACCCAGGAGTGCTGGCGGCAGTGGATATCCATGGGGCGCTTCCCCGACCACCCGTGGCGGGCCTACCTCCAGCAGAGCGCGCTCGCGCTCAAGGGCCTGACCTACGCACCGACCGGGGCGCTGCTGGCCGCCTCGTCGACCTCGCTGCCGGAGACCCCGGGCGGCGAGCGGAACTGGGACTACCGGTACGCGTGGGTGCGGGACTCGACCTTCGCGCTGTGGGGGCTGTACACCCTGGGGCTCGACCGTGAGGCCAACGACTTCTTCAGCTTCATCAGCGACGTCTCGAGCAGCCAGGACGGCTCTCCGCACCCGCTGCAGGTGATGTACGGGGTGGGTGGGGAGCGCAAGCTGGACGAGGAGACCCTCGACCACCTCTCGGGCTACGACGGCGCCCGGCCGGTCCGGATCGGCAACGGCGCCTACGACCAGACCCAGCACGACATCTGGGGTGCCGTGCTCGACTCGGTGTACCTGCACACGCGCTCCCGCGAGCAGGTCCCGGAGTCCTTGTGGCCGTTGCTCAAGGAGCAGGTGGAGCAGGCGGTGGCGCACTGGCGCGAGCCCGACCGCGGCATCTGGGAGGTCCGCGGGCAGCCCCAGCACTTCACGTCGTCGAAGGTCATGTGCTGGGTGGCGCTGGACCGCGGCGCCAAGCTCGCCCGGGTGCACGGCGAGCACGACTACGCGCAGACGTGGCAGGCGATCGCCGACAAGATCCACGCCGACGTCCTGGAGCACGGCGTCGACTCCCGCGGGGTGCTCACCCAGGCCTACGGCGTGGACCACCTCGACGCCTCGCTCCTGCTCGCGGTGCTGCTGCGCTTCCTGCCGCCGGAGCACCCCGTCGCCCGGGCCACCGTGCTCGCCATCGCCGACGAGCTCACCCTGGACGGGCTGGTGCTTCGCTACCAGGTCGACACCACCGACGACGGGCTCTCCGGCGAGGAGGGCACGTTCACCATCTGCTCGTTCTGGCTGGTCAGCGCACTGGTGGAGATCGGCGAGCTCGAGCGGGCCCGACACCTGTGCGAGCGGCTGCTCGGCTTCGCGAGCTCGCTGCTGCTCTACGCCGAGGAGATCGATCCCCGTACCGGCCGCCACTGGGGCAACTTCCCGCAGGCCTTCACCCACCTCGCGCTGATCAACGCCGTGGTGCACGTCATCCGCGCCGAGGAGGACGCGCAGGGCAACTTCCAGCCGGCGCACGCCGGCGGCTGA
- the hemW gene encoding radical SAM family heme chaperone HemW, which translates to MDGSLPASALAGVGRAPFGVYVHVPFCATRCGYCDFNTYTAGELGTSASPQSWMEGLRAELALGARVTGGPAAGTVFVGGGTPSLLGADGLAEVLAAVRDTFGLAPGAEVSTESNPESTSPAFFDGILDAGYTRVSLGMQSAAAHVLRTLDRTHTPGRAVAAALEARAAGFAHVNLDLIYGTPGETDADLDASLAAVLEAGVDHVSAYALIVEDGTAMARKVRRGELPMPDDDVLASRYERLDAGLVAAGLDWYEVSNWSRPGAECRHNVGYWDGGDWWGAGPGAHSHVGGVRWWNVKHPARYAEVLARGESPAAARELLEPAEVHTERVMLTARLRSGLDPAELAPAELAVARERVADGLLVETAGRLVLTPRGRLLADAVVRDVLVAGD; encoded by the coding sequence ATGGACGGCTCCCTGCCCGCCTCGGCGCTGGCGGGGGTGGGGCGGGCGCCGTTCGGCGTCTACGTGCACGTGCCGTTCTGCGCCACCCGCTGCGGCTACTGCGACTTCAACACCTACACCGCCGGCGAGCTGGGCACCTCCGCCTCCCCGCAGAGCTGGATGGAGGGGCTGCGCGCGGAGCTGGCGCTGGGCGCCCGGGTGACGGGTGGGCCGGCAGCGGGGACGGTGTTCGTGGGCGGGGGCACGCCGTCGCTGCTCGGGGCGGACGGTCTGGCCGAGGTGCTGGCGGCCGTGCGGGACACCTTCGGGCTGGCCCCGGGCGCTGAGGTCAGCACCGAGTCCAACCCGGAGTCGACCTCGCCGGCCTTCTTCGACGGCATCCTGGACGCCGGCTACACCCGGGTGTCGCTGGGCATGCAGTCCGCCGCCGCCCACGTGCTGCGCACCCTGGACCGCACCCACACGCCGGGCCGGGCCGTCGCGGCCGCGCTGGAGGCCCGCGCCGCCGGGTTCGCCCACGTCAACCTGGACCTCATCTACGGCACCCCGGGGGAGACCGACGCCGACCTCGACGCGTCCCTCGCGGCCGTGCTCGAGGCCGGGGTGGACCACGTCAGCGCCTACGCCCTCATCGTCGAGGACGGCACGGCCATGGCGCGCAAGGTCCGCCGCGGCGAGCTGCCGATGCCCGACGACGACGTGCTCGCCAGCCGGTACGAGCGCCTCGACGCCGGGCTGGTGGCGGCCGGGCTGGACTGGTACGAGGTGAGCAACTGGTCGCGGCCGGGCGCGGAGTGCCGGCACAACGTGGGCTACTGGGACGGCGGCGACTGGTGGGGTGCCGGCCCCGGGGCGCACAGCCACGTGGGCGGGGTGCGGTGGTGGAACGTGAAGCACCCGGCCCGGTACGCCGAGGTCCTGGCCCGCGGGGAGTCCCCGGCGGCGGCCCGGGAGCTGCTGGAGCCGGCCGAGGTGCACACCGAGCGGGTGATGCTGACCGCCCGCCTGCGCAGCGGGCTGGACCCGGCCGAGCTGGCGCCGGCCGAGTTGGCGGTGGCGCGGGAGCGGGTGGCCGACGGACTCCTGGTCGAGACGGCCGGGCGGTTGGTGCTCACCCCGCGCGGGCGCCTGCTGGCCGACGCCGTGGTCCGCGACGTCCTCGTCGCCGGGGACTGA
- a CDS encoding enoyl-CoA hydratase-related protein, translating into MAENTVTETSELVHLHVVDGVATITLDSPDNRNALSAQLRRELTAHLAATADDDAVRVVVLDHTGHVFCAGMDLRESRGAGASAQGVNEFPQILEAIWRHPKPVIAALSGLARAGGVGLVAACDIAVASTAASFAFSEVRIGVVPAVISVTVLPRLAPRAAQELFLTGDVFSADRAAEIGLLTAAVAPEDLRERVLHYVTALGKGAPLALARTKKLLSEGTADGMGARFGEMLELSAGFFAAPEAQEGMAAFAEKRPASWVPTHTI; encoded by the coding sequence ATGGCTGAGAACACCGTGACCGAGACGTCCGAGCTGGTCCACCTGCACGTGGTCGACGGCGTCGCCACCATCACCCTGGACTCCCCGGACAACCGCAATGCCCTGTCGGCCCAGCTGCGCCGCGAGCTCACCGCACACCTGGCGGCGACCGCGGACGACGACGCCGTGCGGGTGGTGGTGCTCGACCACACCGGGCACGTGTTCTGCGCGGGGATGGACCTGCGCGAGTCCCGCGGGGCCGGCGCGTCCGCCCAGGGGGTCAACGAGTTCCCGCAGATCCTCGAGGCCATCTGGCGCCACCCCAAGCCCGTCATCGCCGCGCTCTCCGGCCTGGCCCGTGCGGGCGGGGTGGGCCTGGTGGCGGCCTGCGACATCGCCGTCGCCTCCACCGCGGCCAGCTTCGCCTTCAGCGAGGTCCGCATCGGCGTGGTGCCGGCCGTCATCTCGGTGACCGTGCTCCCGCGGCTGGCCCCCCGGGCCGCCCAGGAGCTCTTCCTCACCGGCGACGTGTTCTCGGCCGATCGCGCTGCGGAGATCGGGCTGCTCACCGCGGCGGTCGCGCCCGAGGACCTCCGCGAGCGCGTGCTGCACTACGTCACCGCGCTGGGCAAGGGTGCCCCGTTGGCGCTGGCCCGCACCAAGAAGCTGCTCTCGGAGGGCACCGCGGACGGGATGGGTGCACGGTTCGGCGAGATGCTGGAGCTCTCGGCCGGGTTCTTCGCCGCCCCCGAGGCCCAGGAGGGCATGGCGGCGTTCGCGGAGAAGCGACCGGCGAGCTGGGTTCCCACCCACACGATCTGA
- a CDS encoding DNA-3-methyladenine glycosylase family protein: MTTATRSSVRLVALRGAFDLRLTSAFGFGQREAGHDQDVLELAFLLEPTWEPVAVLVRQPAPDALELEVTGPADVDAAVAQALRVISADVDATGWDALCAADPVLGRIRSAKPGLRPPLFHSAYEALAWCVLSARRPHAQGVALRERLNRAHGTVLDVAAGPGAGGGGGGAELTVLPSPEQLLAVTELPGLPEVKLRRLHGIARAALDGQLATDELRAVDPVDAILRLRELEGIGPCYAELVTVRALGHTDVVPLLEPAVAAVAGALLTGNGPLTAAELATRTAAWSPWRTWACVAMRSAGPALVGATTSR, encoded by the coding sequence ATGACCACCGCCACCCGTTCCTCCGTCCGGCTGGTCGCCCTCCGCGGTGCCTTCGACCTGCGGCTGACCTCGGCCTTCGGCTTCGGCCAGCGGGAGGCGGGCCACGACCAGGACGTGCTGGAGCTCGCGTTCCTGCTGGAGCCCACCTGGGAGCCCGTCGCCGTCCTGGTCCGCCAGCCGGCCCCGGACGCCCTCGAGCTGGAGGTCACCGGCCCGGCGGACGTGGACGCCGCCGTGGCCCAGGCGCTGCGGGTGATCTCCGCGGACGTCGACGCCACCGGGTGGGACGCCCTGTGCGCGGCTGATCCCGTGCTGGGGCGCATCCGCTCCGCGAAGCCGGGTCTGCGGCCGCCGCTGTTCCACTCCGCGTACGAGGCGCTGGCCTGGTGCGTGCTCTCCGCGCGGCGCCCCCACGCGCAGGGTGTCGCCCTCCGCGAGCGGCTGAACCGCGCCCACGGGACCGTGCTGGACGTCGCCGCCGGGCCCGGGGCCGGGGGCGGGGGCGGGGGCGCCGAGCTGACCGTGCTGCCGTCCCCGGAGCAGCTGCTGGCGGTCACCGAGCTTCCCGGGCTGCCCGAGGTGAAGCTGCGCCGGTTGCACGGCATCGCCCGGGCCGCGCTGGACGGACAGCTCGCCACCGACGAGCTGCGTGCGGTGGACCCGGTGGACGCGATCCTCCGGCTGCGCGAGCTGGAGGGCATCGGCCCGTGCTACGCCGAGCTCGTCACCGTCCGCGCGCTCGGGCACACCGACGTCGTCCCCCTGCTGGAGCCGGCGGTGGCCGCCGTCGCCGGCGCGCTGCTCACCGGCAACGGTCCGCTCACCGCCGCCGAGCTCGCCACCCGCACCGCCGCGTGGAGCCCGTGGCGCACCTGGGCCTGCGTGGCCATGCGCTCCGCCGGTCCTGCGCTGGTGGGCGCGACCACCTCACGGTGA